TCGAAGAAGCCGCCGCGCTCCTGACCCGGGTGTCCGAATACGGTGTGCCGGAAGCCGACGGCATCTCCCGCCCGCCCAGCGCCGACGTGGCCGCCGCACTCGGCGGGCTTTCGCGCCGGGCCGTGAGCGCCCGCGACGAGCTGAGCGCGCTGGTGGACACGCAGGCCAAGGATCGCATCCGGTGGGTCACCGCTTCGTCCCGCAATGTGGCGCTGCGGGCCTCGCCCATCGACGTGGCGCCCGTGTTGAGCCGCTTTTTCGACAGCCACCCGGGCCCTCTCGTGTTCACGTCCGCCACCCTCTCCGTCGGCCAGGACTTCACGTACGTGCAGCGGCGGCTCGGCCTGTCCGACACAGCCGATGAAGCCATGTTCCCGTCGCCGTTCCGCTACCACGAACAGGCGCTCGTCTACCTGCCTGCCGATCTGCCGGACCCGATCGCCGCGAGCTACACGCAGGCCGCAGCCGAACGTATGTTGGCGCTCTGCGAGGCCGCGCGCGGGCGGGCCTTGCTGCTCTTCACCAGCTTTCGCAGCTTGCGCGCCACCGAGGCTCTCTTTCGCGCGCACGGAGGGTTTCCCCTGCTGGTGCAGGGGGAGCGCCCCCGGCACGCCCTGCTCGACGCGCTAAGAACGAACGTGGGCTCCGTGCTGCTGGCCACCCAGGGGTTCTGGGAAGGCGTGGACGTGCCGGGCGAGGCGCTGTCGCTCGTGGTGATCGATAGGCTGCCCTTCGCCGTGCCCGACGACCCGCTCACGGCCGCACGCATCGAACGGATCCGCGAGGAACACGGCGATCCCTTCGCGTCGTACCAGCTGCCGCGCGCTGCGCTCTCCTTGCGCCAGGGCTTTGGACGCCTCATTCGCACGGGCGCCGATCGGGGCGTGGTGGCCATCCTCGACGGCCGCATCACCCGCAAGAGCTACGGGGCCACGCTGCTGGGCAGTTTGCCGCCCGAGTGCCCGCGGACGGAGGAGCTCGAGGATGTTTACGCGTTCTTCGGCACACCCTTTCCCCGCTGAAGAAGCGCGCGCCGACGGGCGTTGCGCGGCCCCTCCCCGATCGGGCAGCATGCACAGATGATCCCTCACGTCACCCTGGCCCCGGGCGGCCCCACCGTGTCACGCATCGTCTACGGCACCTGGCGCTTGCTCGCCGAGCCCGCGCTGGCCACACCGCAGGCCATCGCCGCGCGCCTGGCCCTGTGCGCCGAGGTTGGCATGACCACCCTCGACACCGCCGAGGTCTACGGCGGCTACACGGTGGAGGAACGCCTCGGCGAGGCGCTCAAGCTGGTGCCGCAGCTCAAAAGCAGATTCCAGATCGTCACCAAGTTTGGCATCTACGTGCCGAACGAGCGCCACCCAGAGCGGAAAACCGCATTTTACAATGCCTCGGCCGAGCGCATCGAAAAGAGCGTGGACAAGTCGCTGCGGCTGCTCGGCGTCGAGAGCCTCGAGCTCGTGCTCGTGCATCGCCCCGATTGGTTCACGGCCGCGGAGGACACCGCGCGGGGGCTCGAAAAGGTGGTGGCGGCGGGCAAGGTCAAACACGTGGGGGTCTCCAACTACACGACGTCACAATTCGACCTCCTGCAGTCCCGGCTCGCTTTGCCGCTGGTTACGCACCAGATCGAGTTCAACCCCTTTCGCATGGATGCGCTTTACGACGGCACCCTCGACCAGTGCCAGCAGCGGGGCATCAGGCCCATGGCCTGGTCGCCGCTCGGCGGCGGGCGGCTCTTCACCGACGAATCTGCGGCTCTGCGCGTGCGCGAGGTCTGCGCCGCTTTGTCAGAGACCTATGCCGGCGCCTCCGTCTCGGCACTGGTGCATGCGTGGGTCATGAGCCACCCCGCGGGCGCCGTGCCCGTGATCGGCACCAACAAGGCCGAGCGCATCCGCGATCTGGCGGGCGCTGCCGCCCTCAAGCTCGACCGGCGCGATTGGTACGCCGTGTGGCAAGCCGCCGAGGGACGCCGCATTCCCTGACGACGAAAAAACTCCCATGGAACACGCCGAACTTCGAAACGAAATCGTCTCCGTTTGCCTGAAGCTGACCCCGTCGGGCCTCTCCCGCGGCACGAGCGGCAACGTCAGCGCCCGCGCCACCCACGAGGGGCGCGACGGCTACTGGATCACGCCCTCGGGCGTTCCCTACGAGGCGCTCACCCCCCAAAGCCTTCTGTGGCTCGCGCTCGAGGACACGCCCGACGAAGACGCGTTTCCCCGCCCGAGCAGCGAATGGCGCTTTCACCGCGACATCTACCGGGCCCGTCCCGATGCGCAGGCGGTGGTGCACGCGCACCCGCCGTTTGCCACGGCACTGGCCTGCGGGCGGCGCGCGATCCCGGCGTTTCACTACATGGTGGCGGCCGCCGGTGGCCACGATCTGCGCTGCGCCGACTACGCCACCTTTGGCACCCAGGAGCTGTCGGACGCGATCCTCCGCGCGCTCGCAGGGCGCACGGCCTGCCTCATCGGCAACCACGGCATCGTGGCGCTGGGCGCGCATCTACAGGCGGCGTTCAACCTGGCCGTGACCGTGGAGGACCTGGCCGAGCAGTACGTACGCGTGCTGCAGATGGGAGAGCCGGTGCTGCTGCCGGACGACGAGATGGACCGGGTGCTCGAAAAGTTCAAGACCTACGGCCGCAAAAAAGTCTGAGGCGAGGTTGAGGGCAGACGCGAGCGGGCCCCGAGCTTCAAAGCCGCTCCACCACATGCGTGGGCTGTGCTTCGGCGTGTGCCAGCTCGGCAAGCCGGGAGACCCCCGTCAAGAGCAGCGCCGAAGCGATCCCAGCCCGGGTGGCTCCCAGAATGTCGGTGGCCAGCTGATCGCCCAGCATGAGGATGCGCGCCTTCGGCACGGCGCCGCCCACCTTTTCGAGGCCCGCCTCGAAGATCGGCAGATAAGGCTTGCCGAGCGGCACGAAGCGTTGAGAGCCGCTGGGATCGCGCAAACGCAACACCGCCTCCACGGCGGCGGCAATGGCGCCGGCGGTAAGACCAAAGCCGCCCGTGCGGGGGAACACCAGATCCGGGTTGGGCAGCAAGAGGCGGGTGGTCTGCCCGTGCTCCAGGCGATGGAGCAACACGGTGATCACCTCGTTCATCGTCTCCAAAAAGGGATAGCCATAATCGTCCGCCAGCACGCACACGGTGGCCGATCGATCGTCGGGGGGTGCCACGATCCCCCCAGCAGCTTCCACGTAGGCGCGTGAGTCGTCTGTGCCGAGCACGATGCAACGTTGTCCCACGAGCCCCTCGCGCTGGAACGTGCGGCCGAGCAAGCTGCCTGACGTGATGATCCGCTCCCGCGCCACGGGAAGGCCGAAGCCGGTGTAGCGTTTCCAGGTGGTGTCGATCGAGCGAGACGCATCGTTCGAGAGCAGCCAGTAAGGCTTGCCCCGCTCTGCGAGGGATTCGAGAAACGTGGCGGCCCCGGGCAGGGCGCCGTTCGAGTTCACCAGCACGCCGTAGGCGTCGAGAAAAAACACGTCGTAGCGCGCGAGCAAGGCCTCGATACGCGGCAAGACGTCGGGGGCAGGGGCGCCGTGACCGTTCGACATGCGCCCACGTATAGCAGCCGGGCGCGCGTGAGACCCAGGAACGGCCTTGCCCAGTCGCGCGTCTTGGGGGAAACCTTCCACATGGACGCGGTGGTCATGTCAGCCGAGGGCGAGGTCGAGGTGCGGCAGTGCCCCGAACCGCACACGGTGGCGGCCAGCGACGCCGTGGTGAAGGTGACCTTGGCCGGAATTTGCGGTTCGGACCTGCACATCGTGGCCGGCCGCGATCGGGGCTGTCGCATGGGCACCATCATGGGACACGAGTTCGTGGGGGTGGTGACCGAGGTGGGATCCCAGGTCGCCCGGTTTCGCCCGGGCGATCGCGTGGTGGCGCCCTTCACGGTGAACTGCGGCCAGTGCTTTTTTTGCCAGCGGCGTCTGCCCGCCCGCTGTGAGCGCTCGGCCGGTTTTGGTTTCGTCACCTCCGAGGGGCGAGGCCTCGAAGGCGCCCAGGCCGAGTTCGTGCGCGTGCCCTTCGCCGACACGTCGCTGCTGGCGCTGCCCGATCGCGATCATGCCGGGGCGCCCTTCGAGGACCAAGACGCGCTTTTTCTCGGCGACATTCTCTCCACCGCTTACGGCGCGGCGGACGCGGCCTGCATCGTGCCGGGCGATGTGGTGGCCGTGGTGGGCTGTGGCCCCGTGGGGCTTTTGGCCATTCAGGCCGCCGAGCTCTTTCAGCCCGCGTGCGTGGTGGCGGTCGACCCCTGCGCCTACCGGCGCGACAAAGCCGCCGCGCTGGGGGCCCTGCCCTGCCCGCCCGAACAGGCGCGGGCCCTGTGCGACGACCACACCCACGGCCGCGGCGCCGATGCGGTGATCGAGGCGGTGGGCACCGAAGGCGCCCTCACCCGCGCGCTGTCGCTGATGCGCCCAGGCGCCATCGTGTCCATCGCCGGGTACCACACCGCCGATACCTTCTCGTTGCCGATCCAGACCGCCTACGACCTCAACTTGACCTTGAAGGTGGGGAGGGCGAACGCCCGGGTGCACATGGAGACGTTGTTGCCAAAAGTTCTAGCGGGCATCTTCAGACCCCGCGCGATCATCAGCCACGTTTTGCCGTTGCGACAAGCGGTGTACGGCTACGAGATCTTTCGCGAACGGCGCGACAACGCCATCAAGGTCCTGCTGACCCCCTGAGGGGCGAAATTCGCGCGGCGGCGCAAGGGGCGCGATAATCGGGCGGGCCCTCACACATGTCTGCACGCAACCGCTCCCACGGCACAGGTCAGTGGCAACCCGGCGATTTCCGCCGTCTGGGGCCAGACTGCGTGTTCGAGGCGGGCGCCCTGGTGTTTCACCCCGAAACCATTTCGCTCGGCCGCAACGTGTACGTGGGGCACCAGAGCATCCTCAAGGGCTACTTCAAGAACGAAATGACCATCGGTGACGAGACCTGGATCGGGCAGCAGTGCTTTCTTCACAGCGCCGGCGGCCTCTTCATCGGCAACGCCGTGGGCATCGGACCCGGCGTGAAGATCATCACCTCCACCCACCAGGAGGCAGGTCGCGCGGTGCCCGTGCTGCAAGCGCCTTTGTCGTTCGCCCCCGTGCACATCGACGACGGGGCGGACCTTGGCGTGGGTGCGATCGTGCTGCCGGGGGTCCGCATCGGCGCCGGTGCGATCATCGGTGCAGGCGCCGTGGTGACCCACGATGTGCCCGCCTACGCCGTGGCGGCGGGTGTGCCCGCGCGGGTGACGAGGCTGCGGCCGTGAGCGCAGAAGGCCTGCCCGCGTCCGAGCCCCTCACGCTGATCGTGTTCGCGTTCAACGAGAGCAGCAACGTGGACACGGTGCTGCCCCCCATCCGCGACTGGCTGGCCGCCCGCAGCCCCACGGGCCAGCTGCTCTTCATCGACGACGGCAGCACGGACGACACGGCCGCGCGCGCCCAGGCCGTGCTCGCCGGCACCCCGGGGGCCGCCGTGTTGACGCACCCGAAGAACCGCGGCATCGGCGCCGCGCTGAAGACAGGCGTGCGCGCCGCCACCGGCACGTGGGTCACCTTTTTGCCCTGCGATGGCCAGATCGCCCCCGAAGCGCTCGACGCGCTCCTCACCAGGGCCGCGCACACGCAGGCCTCACTCGTCTTCTCCGTCTACCTGGATCGCAACGATGGTCTGCGCCGCACGCTCCTGTCGGCGGGCATCCGTGGCCTCATCCGGGCCGCCTTCGGAGTGAGCCTCGCCAGCGATGGTCCCTATCTCTTCAAGCGCTCGCTCTTCGACCCGGACGCGCTGCCTCCCGATTCATTCTTCCTCAACTTCGAGTTTCCCATCCGGGCCCTGCGCCGTCGCCAGCCCTTCGAGGTCGTATCGATTCACTGCCGCCCCCGTCACGCAGGGGTGAGCAAGAGCACTGGCTGGAGACGCATCCTGGGCGTGGCGCGGGATCTGGTCGACCTGCGGGTGAGGATGTGGCGCGAGTAGCCGCGCAGGCACACCGCCCCTCAAGTTCGTCGACCTGGGCGCCGATGGCTCCGAGCAAGCCTGATACCGCCTCGACACCGCATCGTCGAGCGGCTCTCGTTCATCATGACGCGCCTTGCAGGGTTCATCTCGTGTGTGGGGCTCATGCTCTTCATGGGCAGCGCGAGGGCCTCATTCTCTTACCGGAAGAGCGTCACCATCGATCGCTCGAAGGCCGGAGACGCAGGCACCACCACGCTCTCGGCGTTCCCGATGTTCTTCAAGGTCACGGATGCCGACCTACGGTCCACGGCCAACGGCGGCGACGTGCAAAGTGCCAACGGCTACGACATCATCTTTCGCGCCCTGGACAGCGCAACGTGTGGCGGCCCCTCCACCTGTGAACTGCCGCATCAGATCGAGCGCTACGACGCCAGCACGGGGGACCTCGAAGCCTGGGTGACGATCCCGGTTCTGAACGGCCCCAGCGCCGCATCGGACACGGTGATTTACGTCTACTACGGCAACGCCGACATCGTGTCGTCCACGGAGCAAGCCAGCTCGGTCTGGGCTGACGGGTACAGGGCCGTTTACCACTTCAACGAGACCACCGGCGGCACGGGCGCGGTACGGGATTCGACGAGCCATGCCAACCACTTGACCGATGTCAACGGGCCCACCCTGGGAGGCACAGGGTTTTTGGGGCCCGGGATCCAGCTCGATGGCGCCAACGACTACCTCGAGGCCCCCACCTCGAGCTCTCTCGAGATCACGGGCAGCATCACCCTGTCGATGTGGGTCAACTTAAGTTCCACGTCCGAGCCTCAAATTGGCGTGACGAAACCCCCAAGCGACACTTCACACGTGTCACGGTATCACAACTACTCCCTTCACTTTCTCCGCGTCAGCTCGACCTCGTTTCGCCCGCGCTTTTATTTGACGCTCGGAGGGAACGCCCGCTCGACCTCGACGTCGACCACGATGTCCACCGGCTCTTGGACCCATGTCGCGGGCACCTACGATGGCACGACCTTGCGCGTGTACCAAAACGGAGTCTTGCGAGGCAGCCTGAGCAACTCGGGCGCGATCTTGAACTCGCAAAAAAAATTGAGGATTGGAACGAACGGCTCCGGCTCCAGCGAGTTTTTGGCCAACAAGCTCGATGAGCTCAGGATCTGCGCGTGCACCCGGTCTGCGGGCTTCATCGTCGCAGAATTCAACAACCAGAGTGCACCGTCTTCCTTCTATGCCGTGGGCAGCGAAAGCGGCCCCGGGGTGCTCTCGGCCGTGCACTACGAGACGGGCCACGCCCAGCGGATGCCAGACGGGGCCGTCCGCGTGACCTGGCGAACGGGCTGGGAACACGAGACCCTGGGGTACCGCATGTATCGGCTCGCCCCCGACGCGTCTTGGGTGCGGGTGACGCCCGCTTTGATTCCTGGGCCTCTGCTCGGGGGAAGCGGGCCGCTTTACGAAGCCTTCGATCACAGCCCCGGGCCGCCGGGGAACCGCTACGTCGTCGAAGACGTGGATGCCCATGGCGTGGCGACCCGGCATGCGCCCCTCGACATCGAGACGCTGGCACCCCCGCGCATCCCTGCCGCCCTCCGGGAGCCCCACAATCCACGCCTTGGCGGTGGGTCACGTTGCCCCCCTCGAAGACACCCTCGCCGAAGGGTCTGCCCCGAAGCGAAATTCCGCCCTGGCGACCCGCCCCTGGGTGGCGCCCCCGGGAGCCCTGGCGCTCCCTGTGTCCCGCAGCGGCTGGCAACGCGTGGGATACGCAGCGCTCGTCGCGGCAGGCTGGGACCTTCGCCGTGAGCCGGGGGGCTATGGCCTTTGGCACGACGGCGCCGAGGTGCCGCTGCGGATCGTGGACGGAGGCGACGGCCGCTTCGATCCCGAAGACCACCTCGCGTTCCTGGCACAGGCCCGCGACACGCGATGGGAGGGGGAATCCGTGTACTGGCTCGGGCCGCGCGGGGGCCTTCGTCGCGTTGCCGAGGGGGACGTGCCCACCGCGTCGGGCCTCACGGGGCAAAAAAAAGCCCTCCGCGACGAGTTGAGGCAGCTTCGTCTCGAGCCCTCTTCACCCAGCTACCTTCACGCCACGCGGCTCACGGAGCGCACCCGATACCTTGCGGCCATCCTGGATGGTGAGGGCGACAACTTCTTCGGCGCCGTGCTGACCAAGCCGCCCCTCGAAAGGACGCTGCCCGTTCACCATCGCCACGCGGGTGAGGAGCGGCTCGAGGTGGTGCTGCAAGGGATCTCGCAAGGAGACCACGCGGTGGCCATCGAGCTCAACGACGTCCGGGTGGGGCAAGCCAGCTTCCGCGGCAGGGTTGCCCATACGTTCACGCAGCCGGTCGTCCTGCGCGAGGGCGACAACCTCATTCGTCTCGTACGCGCAGGTGACGAGACCGACGTGGCAGCTGTGTCGAGTCTGACGCTTGTTTACCGGCATCGCCTCGTCGCTGATGACGACCATCTCACGTTCAGCGTTCCCGGTGGGCGTACGGTAACCCTGCACGGGTTTTCGTCTCGCAACGTCGAGGTCATCGACATCACGAGCCCCGACGAGCCCGTGTGGCTGGACACGCGCAGCGCACGTCTTTCCTCCCGGGGCCACGCGGTCGAGGTCACGATCCCGGGGGCGGGGACACGCCACGTTCTCGCCACCGCGCGGCCCTTCGAGCTTCGGGACGCCCGGTCCGTGACAGCGTCCACGGCGCTCGAGGCGGGCGAGGGCGCCCACGTGGTGATGATCGGCCCGGCGGCCCTGGCACCTGCCATGGAGCGGCTTGCCGAGCAACGCCGACGCGAAGGCTTGCTCGTTCGTGTCGAGGACGTCCGCACGCTCTACGAGCAATTCGCCTACGGCCACAAAACACCCTGGGCGGTTCGCAACTTCCTGCGCTGGGCCGGCGAGACGTGGCCCACGCCGCCCCGCTACGTCGTGCTCTTTGGGGACGCAAGCTTCGATCCGCGTGACCGCCTGGCCAAAGGCCAGGGCGATCTCGTTCCCACATTATTCTTCGACGCCCCGACCATGGAGACCGCGACCGATGAGCTGTTCGGCGACCTCGACGGCGATGGCCGCGGCGATGTGGCCGTGGGACGGTTGCCTGCCCGCACGCTCGAACAGGCCGAGGTGATGGTGAGCAAGGTGCTTGGCTTTTCGCCAGAGGCGGCGGCCCCGCTCAATGACCTTCTGCTCGTGGCAGGCTGGGACGGCTCGTCCCTCGATTTTCCCCGGCTGTCCGCGTCCGTGGGGGCGAGCGCGCCCGCGGCCGCCCGAAAGGAGAGTCTGGTGGTGACCCCCGAGCTCTACGATACGGCGCGCGCGCGCTTCGGCGAGGCGCTGTCGCGCAGCCCGAAGGTGGTCAACTACTTCGGCCACGGTTCGACCGGAACCTGGAGCGGCACGGGGTTCATGACGAGCGCCCAGGCCAGGGAACTGGTCAACGAAAAGCCCCCCGTCTTTTCGCTCATGACCTGTCTCAACGGCATGTTTCAGGATGTCTTCAGCGAGAGCTTGGCCGAGTCTCTTCTGCAAGCACCTCTAGGGGGAGCCGTGGCGGTGTTGTCCTCGTCGACTCTGACCGAGCCCGTTTCACAAGCGGAGCTCGCGCGGGGCTTCGTGGGCGCGGCGCTCGGCGGCACGGCGCCTCGTTTGGGGGACGCGGTGCTTGCCGGCAAGGAGCGCATCGGCCCCGGGGGGGTGCGGCTTTCGTGGAACCTGCTGGGAGATCCGTCGATGCCCTTGCTGCCTGCCTCTTCGCGGCTCATGAAAGAAGCCCTCCCCGCGCCGCAGGCCGGGCCTGGGTGTGCTTACGCGCGGGGTGATGCGACCGGCGGGGCGACAGTGGGATTGTTGATGCTGCTCGGGCTGTGGAGGCGCCGGCAGCGGGCGCGGCTCAGTGCCCGCGCCGGATGCGGTGGGCGCGCGCCTCGATGAGATCCGGCCGTGGCACGTTTGGATCTCCGTAGCGATTGCCCGCCCGATCTTGCCCGTGTGCCAGATAGATCTGGTGATAGTTCCCGGCCTCCGCGTTGTACTTCGTGGCCGCGCTGATGAAGCGCATGGTGTAGCCGCATCGCCTGCGCGCGCTGCGGTTGGCTTCGCTGCCGTGGAACAGCACGGCATCGTGCAGGCTGGCGTGGTTCGGCAACAACGTACAGGTGACCGCCCGCGCTTCGGCTTCGTCGAGATACCTGCGGCTGATCTCTTTCGGGAAGGTATTGATGGTGAGGTCGGCATCTTCGTAGCCCACGTCCCCGTTCGTGTGGGTCCGGGGGACGACCCGCATGGCCCCGTTGCCGTCGTCACTGGGGTCGATGGCCAGCCACACGGTCACCACCTCCATGGGCGAAAGCAGGTGGCGCCAGTAAAACGAGTCTTGATGCCAGGGCACGCGCTTGCCATCTGCCGCAGGCTTGCAGATGAAGTGACTCGAGAACAAGGCCACGTCGTTTCCCAAAAACGGGGTAACCAACGACAGCACGGAGGGGTGAAACAGAAACTCGAACAGCTCGGGGTGGACGAGGTGCGGAACGTCCAGATCTTCGGGGCGCTTATCTTCGGGCAGGTCTGCCAGGATCGACTCGAAGGTGCGACAAAGCCGCGCGAACGCGTCGTCGGGCAGCACGGGCTCTGGAACGATGAGGTAGCCCTCCCGCCTATAGGTCT
Above is a genomic segment from Myxococcales bacterium containing:
- a CDS encoding ATP-dependent DNA helicase translates to MLADVAAFTLGPSGPLADELPGYEPRPGQVAMARRVAHALEFDERLLCEAGTGTGKTLAYLVPAILSGRKVVIATGTKTLQDQIARIDLPRLARTLPDRFSFAVMKGLSNYVCLRRFYDHERQALLPGTVDPLVARLGTFITETETGDRADLDGVADDAPIWREVTATPETRLGSRCRYYDSCFVTRMRDRATGAQIVLTNHHLFFADLALRSRWPDAQVLPPYEAVIFDEAHQIEEVATEFFGLHVSTSRLAALARDLGRAKAPAAAADRLARLAHHLAMGADDFATAMRRRLPAPKTGGDEVRVPLPDDLFSARDEAGPYGRYLALDTVLEEAAALLTRVSEYGVPEADGISRPPSADVAAALGGLSRRAVSARDELSALVDTQAKDRIRWVTASSRNVALRASPIDVAPVLSRFFDSHPGPLVFTSATLSVGQDFTYVQRRLGLSDTADEAMFPSPFRYHEQALVYLPADLPDPIAASYTQAAAERMLALCEAARGRALLLFTSFRSLRATEALFRAHGGFPLLVQGERPRHALLDALRTNVGSVLLATQGFWEGVDVPGEALSLVVIDRLPFAVPDDPLTAARIERIREEHGDPFASYQLPRAALSLRQGFGRLIRTGADRGVVAILDGRITRKSYGATLLGSLPPECPRTEELEDVYAFFGTPFPR
- a CDS encoding aldo/keto reductase; translated protein: MIPHVTLAPGGPTVSRIVYGTWRLLAEPALATPQAIAARLALCAEVGMTTLDTAEVYGGYTVEERLGEALKLVPQLKSRFQIVTKFGIYVPNERHPERKTAFYNASAERIEKSVDKSLRLLGVESLELVLVHRPDWFTAAEDTARGLEKVVAAGKVKHVGVSNYTTSQFDLLQSRLALPLVTHQIEFNPFRMDALYDGTLDQCQQRGIRPMAWSPLGGGRLFTDESAALRVREVCAALSETYAGASVSALVHAWVMSHPAGAVPVIGTNKAERIRDLAGAAALKLDRRDWYAVWQAAEGRRIP
- a CDS encoding class II aldolase/adducin family protein, translated to MEHAELRNEIVSVCLKLTPSGLSRGTSGNVSARATHEGRDGYWITPSGVPYEALTPQSLLWLALEDTPDEDAFPRPSSEWRFHRDIYRARPDAQAVVHAHPPFATALACGRRAIPAFHYMVAAAGGHDLRCADYATFGTQELSDAILRALAGRTACLIGNHGIVALGAHLQAAFNLAVTVEDLAEQYVRVLQMGEPVLLPDDEMDRVLEKFKTYGRKKV
- a CDS encoding HAD hydrolase-like protein; this encodes MSNGHGAPAPDVLPRIEALLARYDVFFLDAYGVLVNSNGALPGAATFLESLAERGKPYWLLSNDASRSIDTTWKRYTGFGLPVARERIITSGSLLGRTFQREGLVGQRCIVLGTDDSRAYVEAAGGIVAPPDDRSATVCVLADDYGYPFLETMNEVITVLLHRLEHGQTTRLLLPNPDLVFPRTGGFGLTAGAIAAAVEAVLRLRDPSGSQRFVPLGKPYLPIFEAGLEKVGGAVPKARILMLGDQLATDILGATRAGIASALLLTGVSRLAELAHAEAQPTHVVERL
- a CDS encoding alcohol dehydrogenase catalytic domain-containing protein translates to MRPRNGLAQSRVLGETFHMDAVVMSAEGEVEVRQCPEPHTVAASDAVVKVTLAGICGSDLHIVAGRDRGCRMGTIMGHEFVGVVTEVGSQVARFRPGDRVVAPFTVNCGQCFFCQRRLPARCERSAGFGFVTSEGRGLEGAQAEFVRVPFADTSLLALPDRDHAGAPFEDQDALFLGDILSTAYGAADAACIVPGDVVAVVGCGPVGLLAIQAAELFQPACVVAVDPCAYRRDKAAALGALPCPPEQARALCDDHTHGRGADAVIEAVGTEGALTRALSLMRPGAIVSIAGYHTADTFSLPIQTAYDLNLTLKVGRANARVHMETLLPKVLAGIFRPRAIISHVLPLRQAVYGYEIFRERRDNAIKVLLTP
- a CDS encoding acyltransferase, which gives rise to MSARNRSHGTGQWQPGDFRRLGPDCVFEAGALVFHPETISLGRNVYVGHQSILKGYFKNEMTIGDETWIGQQCFLHSAGGLFIGNAVGIGPGVKIITSTHQEAGRAVPVLQAPLSFAPVHIDDGADLGVGAIVLPGVRIGAGAIIGAGAVVTHDVPAYAVAAGVPARVTRLRP
- a CDS encoding glycosyltransferase family 2 protein, producing MSAEGLPASEPLTLIVFAFNESSNVDTVLPPIRDWLAARSPTGQLLFIDDGSTDDTAARAQAVLAGTPGAAVLTHPKNRGIGAALKTGVRAATGTWVTFLPCDGQIAPEALDALLTRAAHTQASLVFSVYLDRNDGLRRTLLSAGIRGLIRAAFGVSLASDGPYLFKRSLFDPDALPPDSFFLNFEFPIRALRRRQPFEVVSIHCRPRHAGVSKSTGWRRILGVARDLVDLRVRMWRE
- a CDS encoding DUF2341 domain-containing protein; the encoded protein is MTRLAGFISCVGLMLFMGSARASFSYRKSVTIDRSKAGDAGTTTLSAFPMFFKVTDADLRSTANGGDVQSANGYDIIFRALDSATCGGPSTCELPHQIERYDASTGDLEAWVTIPVLNGPSAASDTVIYVYYGNADIVSSTEQASSVWADGYRAVYHFNETTGGTGAVRDSTSHANHLTDVNGPTLGGTGFLGPGIQLDGANDYLEAPTSSSLEITGSITLSMWVNLSSTSEPQIGVTKPPSDTSHVSRYHNYSLHFLRVSSTSFRPRFYLTLGGNARSTSTSTTMSTGSWTHVAGTYDGTTLRVYQNGVLRGSLSNSGAILNSQKKLRIGTNGSGSSEFLANKLDELRICACTRSAGFIVAEFNNQSAPSSFYAVGSESGPGVLSAVHYETGHAQRMPDGAVRVTWRTGWEHETLGYRMYRLAPDASWVRVTPALIPGPLLGGSGPLYEAFDHSPGPPGNRYVVEDVDAHGVATRHAPLDIETLAPPRIPAALREPHNPRLGGGSRCPPRRHPRRRVCPEAKFRPGDPPLGGAPGSPGAPCVPQRLATRGIRSARRGRLGPSP
- a CDS encoding phytanoyl-CoA dioxygenase family protein, with the translated sequence MSQIETNGASLQDINGTQRLPARLSLTQVETYRREGYLIVPEPVLPDDAFARLCRTFESILADLPEDKRPEDLDVPHLVHPELFEFLFHPSVLSLVTPFLGNDVALFSSHFICKPAADGKRVPWHQDSFYWRHLLSPMEVVTVWLAIDPSDDGNGAMRVVPRTHTNGDVGYEDADLTINTFPKEISRRYLDEAEARAVTCTLLPNHASLHDAVLFHGSEANRSARRRCGYTMRFISAATKYNAEAGNYHQIYLAHGQDRAGNRYGDPNVPRPDLIEARAHRIRRGH